In a single window of the Desulfovibrio mangrovi genome:
- the purF gene encoding amidophosphoribosyltransferase, with protein MKREYCGVFGIYNHPEAARLTYFGLYAQQHRGQESAGIVTWDGKTIREERGMGLVPEVFNERHLGKELKGNIAMGHVRYSTTGASLIRNAQPFLARHKNLHLAIAHNGNLVNTMELRNQLEEAGSIFQTTIDSEVFVHLIVKYLNGGTVEEAVLKACKEVKGAYSVLIMANDKLIAIRDPHGIRPLQMGRVGGSHVFASETCAFDLLEAELIRSVEPGEMVVVEGTSVKSYKMDIPPQPTKHCIFELIYFARPDSTVFGENVYLCRKEMGRQMALESHVDADYVMPFPDSGIYSAVGYAQQSGLPYEHAMIRNHYVGRTFIQPSQDMRDFSTRVKINPVKEMIKGKRIVIVDDSIVRGTTIRSRVKKLRELGASEIHFRVSCPPIKFPCFYGIDFSSKGELIAANHTVEEIERFIGLDSLHYISIEGLLKAVKHPENYCLACFTGDYPIPCEGGGKMCTECGC; from the coding sequence ATGAAACGCGAATATTGCGGCGTCTTCGGCATCTACAACCATCCCGAAGCAGCCCGCCTCACATACTTCGGCCTCTATGCCCAGCAGCACCGCGGGCAGGAAAGCGCCGGCATCGTCACCTGGGACGGCAAGACCATCCGCGAAGAACGCGGCATGGGCCTTGTGCCCGAAGTGTTCAACGAACGGCATCTGGGCAAGGAACTCAAGGGCAACATCGCCATGGGCCACGTGCGCTATTCCACCACCGGCGCATCGCTCATCCGTAATGCCCAGCCCTTCCTTGCGCGGCACAAGAACCTGCATCTGGCCATTGCGCACAACGGCAACCTCGTGAACACGATGGAGCTGCGCAACCAGCTGGAAGAAGCGGGCTCCATCTTCCAGACCACCATCGACAGCGAGGTGTTCGTTCACCTCATCGTGAAATACCTGAACGGCGGCACGGTTGAAGAAGCCGTGCTCAAGGCCTGCAAGGAAGTGAAGGGCGCGTACTCCGTGCTCATCATGGCCAACGACAAGCTCATCGCCATCCGCGACCCGCACGGCATCCGTCCGCTGCAGATGGGCCGCGTGGGCGGCTCGCACGTGTTCGCCTCCGAAACCTGCGCCTTCGACCTGCTGGAAGCGGAACTCATCCGCTCCGTGGAACCAGGCGAAATGGTCGTGGTGGAAGGCACCAGCGTGAAGAGCTACAAGATGGACATTCCGCCGCAGCCCACCAAGCACTGCATCTTCGAACTCATCTACTTTGCGCGCCCGGACTCCACCGTGTTCGGTGAAAACGTGTACCTGTGCCGCAAGGAAATGGGCCGCCAGATGGCGCTTGAATCGCACGTGGATGCGGACTACGTCATGCCCTTCCCCGACTCCGGCATCTACAGCGCCGTGGGCTACGCACAGCAGTCCGGCCTGCCCTACGAACATGCGATGATCCGTAACCACTATGTGGGCCGTACCTTCATCCAGCCCTCGCAGGACATGCGCGACTTCTCCACCCGCGTGAAGATCAACCCCGTGAAGGAGATGATCAAGGGCAAGCGCATCGTGATCGTGGACGACTCCATCGTGCGCGGCACCACCATCCGCTCCCGCGTGAAGAAGCTGCGCGAGCTTGGCGCAAGCGAGATTCACTTCCGCGTGAGCTGCCCGCCCATCAAGTTCCCCTGCTTCTACGGCATCGACTTCTCGTCCAAGGGTGAACTTATTGCGGCCAACCACACCGTTGAAGAAATCGAACGCTTCATCGGTCTGGACAGCCTGCACTACATCTCCATCGAAGGTCTGCTGAAGGCCGTGAAGCATCCCGAGAATTACTGCCTCGCCTGCTTCACCGGCGACTATCCCATCCCCTGCGAAGGCGGCGGGAAGATGTGTACCGAGTGCGGCTGCTAG
- a CDS encoding ATP-binding protein, whose translation MHSKLPFFKRLAVKQGLVILALALALGFTSSSYIVIREADCANQRLLNEVHSLQKALTASAALTSYNYDYDEARAIVESLLELPIVFSASIANETGEQLADAQKPSPTEPISPLTHFLLNHFFTAGSELSIPLYFKKTNEYVGELSVRTNLSPLAKDLITQHLQLFLYELSRAVILALLLGLVFYQRMTKPILGIATHITRIAPQGPTVSPIPIPATHAQDELGNMVRSINELFALFTDSLASKGKLEQRLLLLNTELELRVSERTRELQSQSEALRNEIVSRALAESNLHAHHNLLNNLFEKMKAAIVIFSPIEHDVVEINSVAECMLCLPADMPHECSKLISQIAFASATGTRHALCAYDFDTPQYEEGAVQLANGKSVPAAKYTFHMTVNGQPHVALILMDITEKKTLEHQLGIAQRLESIGLLASGIAHEINTPIQYIHDNMVFLREVHEGQARLNQLYVQLCEKAGKLEELKVVCEEISTATEELDLEFVQQELPRVFGMVFDGIDRVAGIVSAMKRFAHSSPQGMMETDINAALLATVQVAKNEWKYVADVETDLAEDLPFVQCIPGEINQVFLNILINAAHAVKDVSDTTNTRGTITLTSRHEGDKVIVTFSDTGCGIPYDIRDKIFDQFFTTKEPGKGTGQGLAIVHNIVVKKHNGEIKVDSSVGSGTTFTIVLPVSQPKAAEPKKEEEALAASA comes from the coding sequence ATGCACAGCAAGCTCCCCTTCTTCAAACGGCTAGCGGTAAAACAAGGCCTAGTCATTCTGGCCTTGGCGCTTGCCCTCGGGTTTACCTCATCCTCCTACATCGTCATCAGGGAAGCGGATTGCGCAAACCAACGGCTCCTGAACGAGGTGCATTCATTACAGAAAGCACTGACAGCCTCAGCCGCCCTGACTTCCTACAATTACGACTACGATGAGGCCCGTGCCATAGTTGAATCGCTGCTGGAGCTCCCCATTGTTTTCTCGGCCAGCATCGCCAACGAAACAGGTGAACAACTCGCGGATGCGCAAAAGCCTTCACCCACAGAACCGATTTCGCCCCTTACGCATTTTCTGTTGAATCACTTTTTTACCGCCGGTTCAGAACTCAGCATCCCGCTCTATTTCAAGAAAACAAATGAGTATGTGGGCGAACTGAGCGTACGCACAAACCTTTCCCCCCTCGCGAAAGACCTCATCACGCAGCATCTCCAACTCTTTCTCTACGAACTTTCCCGCGCTGTGATCCTTGCCCTGTTGCTCGGCCTTGTCTTTTACCAGCGAATGACCAAACCCATTCTGGGTATTGCCACCCACATTACGCGAATAGCTCCGCAAGGCCCGACAGTTTCTCCCATTCCCATACCCGCGACGCATGCGCAGGACGAATTGGGCAACATGGTGCGCAGCATCAATGAACTCTTCGCCCTCTTTACCGACAGCCTCGCCAGCAAGGGAAAGCTTGAACAACGCCTGCTGCTGCTCAATACCGAACTTGAATTGCGCGTTTCCGAACGCACGCGGGAACTGCAAAGCCAGTCAGAGGCGCTCCGCAACGAAATCGTGAGCCGGGCCCTTGCGGAATCCAACCTCCATGCTCATCACAACCTGCTGAACAACCTGTTCGAGAAAATGAAGGCGGCCATCGTCATCTTCAGCCCGATAGAACATGATGTCGTGGAGATTAACTCTGTGGCGGAATGCATGCTGTGTCTTCCCGCAGACATGCCGCACGAATGCTCAAAACTCATCAGCCAGATCGCCTTTGCCTCCGCAACGGGCACACGCCATGCACTGTGCGCCTACGACTTCGACACCCCGCAGTATGAAGAGGGAGCCGTGCAGCTTGCCAACGGCAAATCCGTTCCTGCAGCCAAATACACCTTCCACATGACCGTCAACGGCCAGCCTCACGTGGCCCTCATACTCATGGACATCACGGAGAAGAAGACACTGGAACACCAGTTGGGCATTGCCCAGCGGCTTGAATCCATCGGCCTTCTGGCTTCGGGCATAGCGCATGAGATCAATACGCCCATACAGTACATCCATGACAACATGGTCTTCCTGCGCGAAGTCCATGAAGGGCAGGCGCGCTTGAACCAGCTGTATGTCCAGCTGTGCGAAAAAGCCGGGAAACTCGAGGAATTGAAGGTGGTTTGCGAAGAGATCAGTACTGCAACGGAAGAACTGGACCTCGAGTTTGTTCAACAGGAGCTTCCGCGTGTATTCGGCATGGTTTTCGACGGCATAGACCGTGTCGCAGGCATTGTTTCCGCCATGAAGCGCTTCGCCCACTCCAGCCCTCAGGGAATGATGGAGACGGATATCAACGCCGCACTGCTCGCAACCGTTCAGGTAGCCAAAAACGAATGGAAATACGTGGCCGACGTAGAGACCGACCTTGCCGAGGACCTGCCGTTTGTCCAATGCATCCCCGGCGAGATCAATCAGGTATTCCTGAACATCCTCATCAATGCGGCCCACGCCGTGAAGGATGTGTCAGACACAACTAACACCAGAGGCACCATCACCCTGACCTCCCGTCACGAAGGGGACAAGGTAATCGTCACCTTCAGCGACACGGGCTGCGGCATTCCCTATGATATCCGCGACAAGATATTCGACCAGTTTTTCACCACAAAGGAGCCGGGCAAGGGCACAGGGCAGGGGCTTGCCATCGTGCACAACATTGTGGTCAAGAAACACAACGGCGAAATCAAGGTGGATTCCTCCGTGGGAAGCGGCACGACCTTCACCATCGTCCTCCCCGTCAGCCAGCCCAAGGCAGCCGAACCCAAGAAGGAAGAAGAGGCGTTGGCAGCCTCCGCGTAA
- a CDS encoding KpsF/GutQ family sugar-phosphate isomerase: MQHTECSPRTDWLELGQEVLNIEIEGLQAVRDRLNGPFVDAVTLLAECKGRVVVTGLGKSGLVGRKLAATFSSTGTPSFFLHPVEGAHGDLGMIRNEDVVLAISNSGETDELNAVLPTMRSLGVSIVCMTGKPESTMAKLSDVVLNTAVPREACPLDLAPTASTTAVLAVGDALAVCLIHWKSFTADDFRKYHPGGALGQRLSLRVNGLMHTDVPHEMETVSIRQALDTLDKGTLGAVVLTDAQGRLTGIITDGDVRRMICRGSMDMDAPAQSMMVRNPLHATPAQSVAELLDVMEAKAITVLPVVNDDMALVGVIHLHDLLGKGGVKFSGR; encoded by the coding sequence ATGCAACATACCGAATGCTCCCCGCGCACGGACTGGCTCGAACTGGGTCAGGAAGTGCTGAATATCGAAATTGAAGGCCTGCAGGCTGTCAGGGACCGGCTGAACGGCCCCTTTGTGGACGCCGTGACCCTGCTTGCCGAATGCAAGGGCCGCGTCGTGGTGACCGGTCTTGGCAAATCCGGCCTTGTGGGCCGCAAGCTCGCGGCCACATTCTCGTCCACCGGCACCCCCTCATTTTTCCTGCACCCCGTGGAAGGAGCCCATGGCGATCTGGGCATGATCCGCAACGAAGACGTGGTGCTGGCCATTTCCAACAGCGGCGAAACCGACGAACTGAACGCGGTGCTGCCCACCATGCGTTCGCTTGGCGTATCCATCGTGTGCATGACGGGTAAGCCGGAATCCACCATGGCCAAGCTGTCCGACGTGGTTCTGAACACGGCCGTGCCGCGCGAAGCCTGCCCGCTGGATCTTGCACCCACGGCATCCACCACGGCAGTTCTGGCCGTTGGCGATGCGCTGGCCGTATGCCTCATCCACTGGAAGTCCTTTACCGCGGACGATTTCCGTAAATACCACCCCGGCGGCGCACTGGGACAGCGTCTTTCCCTGCGCGTGAACGGCCTCATGCATACCGATGTACCGCACGAGATGGAGACCGTTTCCATCCGTCAGGCGCTGGACACGCTGGACAAGGGCACGCTCGGCGCCGTGGTGCTCACGGATGCGCAGGGCAGACTCACCGGCATCATCACCGACGGCGACGTACGGCGCATGATCTGCCGCGGCTCCATGGACATGGATGCCCCCGCGCAGTCCATGATGGTACGCAATCCCCTGCATGCCACGCCAGCCCAGTCCGTTGCCGAACTGCTGGACGTGATGGAAGCCAAGGCCATCACCGTGCTGCCCGTGGTGAACGATGACATGGCCCTCGTGGGCGTCATTCACCTGCACGACCTGCTCGGCAAGGGCGGCGTGAAGTTCAGCGGCCGCTGA
- a CDS encoding proline dehydrogenase family protein yields the protein MRYWQRAMIYCARHKGLTDAVHGSRFMTRFSRQFVAAGDGQQAVERMARLCAEGKDSSFFYLGEYVESAEEVEATVRALLQGIPLLAAQGLDMHVSVDPTQIGSMLSWELCRENALRLAEAIKQHAGQAGADTEYDVRRSVLMLDMEDSSVTEPTLELFHTLFDVGLPVAVTVQSYLHRSTDDLAALVDKGAMVRLVKGAFAEPASRAHVRRQDVDDAYRLHLSMLFGHQARETGVYPVLGTHDERMVRFGAALAERGGWNSGEWEVEMLLGVRSALQRQLVEQGTGLRLYCPFGQNWWPYSVRRIGENPRNALFVLRSMAGV from the coding sequence ATGCGATACTGGCAGCGGGCCATGATTTATTGTGCGCGACACAAGGGATTGACTGATGCGGTGCACGGCAGCCGCTTCATGACGCGTTTTTCACGGCAGTTTGTAGCTGCGGGTGATGGCCAGCAGGCCGTGGAGCGTATGGCGCGGCTCTGTGCGGAAGGCAAGGACAGTTCCTTTTTTTATCTTGGCGAATATGTAGAGAGCGCTGAAGAGGTGGAAGCTACGGTCCGTGCTTTGCTGCAAGGCATCCCCTTGCTGGCTGCACAGGGGCTGGACATGCATGTCTCCGTGGATCCGACCCAGATCGGTTCCATGCTGTCTTGGGAGTTGTGCCGCGAGAATGCCCTGCGTCTGGCGGAAGCTATCAAACAGCATGCAGGGCAGGCTGGAGCGGATACGGAATATGATGTCAGGCGTTCCGTCCTCATGCTGGATATGGAAGACAGCTCCGTTACCGAACCCACGCTGGAGTTGTTCCACACGCTGTTCGACGTTGGCCTGCCCGTTGCCGTGACCGTGCAGAGCTACCTGCACCGGAGCACGGATGACCTTGCCGCGCTGGTGGACAAGGGTGCAATGGTCCGCCTGGTGAAAGGGGCCTTTGCAGAGCCCGCTTCACGAGCCCATGTGCGCAGGCAGGATGTGGATGATGCCTACCGGCTGCACCTGTCCATGCTCTTCGGACATCAGGCGCGTGAAACGGGGGTGTATCCTGTACTTGGAACGCACGACGAGCGCATGGTGCGCTTTGGGGCTGCTCTTGCAGAAAGGGGCGGCTGGAACTCCGGCGAGTGGGAGGTGGAGATGCTGCTTGGCGTGCGTTCTGCTCTGCAACGGCAACTGGTGGAGCAGGGAACGGGGCTGCGGCTGTATTGCCCCTTCGGTCAGAACTGGTGGCCCTACAGTGTGCGTCGCATAGGCGAGAATCCTCGCAACGCCCTGTTTGTGCTGCGGAGCATGGCTGGAGTATAA
- a CDS encoding M24 family metallopeptidase, with protein MTPQRYAERRERLRALMHEKQLDALFISHEANRYYLSGFELHDPQKNESSGYLLICSDGRDWLCTDSRYKDAAARLWDTERVFIYTGRSATELNTLMRQLKLGRIGFEAKSLSVSFFEQLSEEVCMERADGLVEELRVIKEPEEVERMRRSCALNHRLMEAVPAFCRPGRTEADVAWDIEKFFRENGASGLAFDSIVAVGPNAALPHAIPGADRIVENCPVLIDVGCRVDDYCSDQTRTLWVGDRPSPAFQRTMELVRAAQDAAIREIRPGMKVADVHACARKVFEDAGVEAHFTHSLGHGVGLETHEAPGVSPRVDAELKPNMIITVEPGLYYPEWGGIRWEYMVLVTEGGAEIF; from the coding sequence ATGACCCCCCAACGTTATGCCGAGCGCAGAGAACGCCTGCGCGCCCTCATGCACGAAAAGCAGCTGGATGCCCTGTTCATCAGCCATGAGGCCAACCGTTACTATCTTTCAGGGTTTGAGCTGCATGATCCGCAGAAGAACGAGAGCAGCGGCTATCTGCTCATCTGTTCGGACGGCAGGGACTGGTTGTGCACGGATTCGCGATACAAGGACGCCGCCGCGCGTCTGTGGGATACGGAGCGGGTGTTCATCTATACGGGGCGTTCGGCAACCGAGTTGAATACCCTGATGCGCCAACTGAAGCTCGGCAGGATAGGCTTTGAGGCCAAGTCGCTGAGCGTGTCATTTTTCGAGCAGCTTTCGGAAGAAGTATGCATGGAGCGCGCCGACGGACTGGTGGAGGAACTGCGCGTCATCAAGGAGCCGGAAGAAGTGGAACGCATGCGCCGTTCCTGCGCTCTCAACCACCGGCTCATGGAGGCCGTTCCCGCATTCTGCCGTCCCGGACGCACTGAGGCGGACGTGGCGTGGGATATCGAGAAGTTCTTCCGTGAGAACGGCGCCAGCGGTCTGGCCTTTGATTCCATTGTGGCGGTGGGCCCCAACGCGGCGCTCCCGCACGCCATTCCCGGTGCGGACAGGATTGTGGAGAATTGTCCCGTGCTCATCGATGTGGGCTGCCGTGTGGACGACTACTGTTCTGACCAGACGCGCACCCTGTGGGTCGGAGACAGGCCCTCGCCCGCGTTTCAGCGGACCATGGAGCTGGTCAGGGCCGCGCAGGATGCCGCCATCCGTGAAATCCGTCCCGGTATGAAAGTGGCGGACGTGCATGCCTGCGCCCGCAAGGTATTCGAGGATGCCGGTGTGGAGGCCCATTTCACGCATTCGCTGGGGCACGGCGTGGGGCTGGAAACGCATGAGGCCCCCGGCGTGAGTCCCAGAGTGGACGCCGAACTCAAGCCCAATATGATCATCACCGTGGAGCCGGGGCTGTACTACCCCGAATGGGGCGGCATTCGCTGGGAATACATGGTGCTTGTGACGGAGGGCGGTGCAGAGATTTTCTAG
- the cls gene encoding cardiolipin synthase has protein sequence MGDLSWYLIPITFVMATVVAGHALLHKRDPRAALGWVAVCLTFPVAGPILYYIFGINRVRRSALRLREEALAQQPHGRGWLHGGTERYLPVGALDVELIPPRYREFERIGRAATGMPLCGGNCIEALHNGEQAYPRMLEAIEHATSTIYLSTYIMETGPLGRSFVDALARAVQRGVDVRVLIDGVGEKYSWPRASSLLKKAGVPVAIFLPPKLFPPQLSINLRNHRKVLVTDGITGFTGGMNIGRRHFADSDNQRRVTDVHFRFMGPVVAQLQGAFLEDWGFATGKYDAPLTVHEQCEGDCLCRVITDGPDNEFDPLASVLIAAVSTARRSLRIMTPYFLPSRDFISALQSAVLRGVDVRIILPVKNNLPFVHWATRNLLWELLQAGVRVFYQPAPFCHTKLLLADGMYVQVGSANIDPRSLRLNFELNAEILDMNLARQMSRHFERIQRASREVTLEEVDGRRLPARLRDAFFWLFSPYM, from the coding sequence ATGGGCGATCTGAGCTGGTATCTCATTCCCATCACCTTTGTCATGGCCACTGTGGTCGCGGGGCACGCCCTGCTGCACAAGCGCGACCCCCGTGCGGCATTGGGCTGGGTGGCGGTGTGCCTCACATTTCCCGTTGCAGGCCCCATTCTCTACTACATCTTCGGCATCAACCGTGTCCGCCGCAGCGCATTGCGCCTTCGCGAAGAGGCCCTTGCCCAGCAGCCCCATGGCCGCGGCTGGTTGCATGGCGGCACGGAACGCTACCTGCCCGTGGGCGCGCTGGATGTGGAACTCATTCCCCCCCGCTACCGCGAGTTTGAACGCATCGGCAGAGCCGCCACAGGCATGCCCCTGTGCGGAGGCAACTGCATAGAGGCCCTGCATAACGGTGAACAAGCCTATCCCCGCATGCTGGAAGCCATTGAGCATGCCACCTCCACAATCTACCTTTCCACCTATATCATGGAAACAGGGCCGCTCGGCCGCTCCTTTGTGGACGCCCTTGCACGGGCCGTGCAGCGCGGTGTGGACGTTCGTGTTCTCATAGACGGCGTGGGCGAAAAGTACAGCTGGCCCCGCGCATCCTCGCTGCTGAAAAAGGCCGGCGTCCCTGTAGCCATATTCCTGCCACCCAAGCTCTTCCCGCCGCAGCTGAGCATAAACCTGCGCAACCACCGCAAGGTGCTGGTGACGGACGGCATAACCGGCTTCACCGGCGGCATGAACATCGGACGCAGGCACTTTGCCGACTCCGACAACCAACGCCGCGTAACCGACGTACATTTTCGTTTCATGGGGCCCGTGGTTGCCCAGCTGCAAGGGGCCTTTCTGGAAGACTGGGGCTTTGCCACAGGCAAGTACGACGCCCCCCTCACCGTTCACGAGCAGTGCGAAGGCGATTGCCTGTGCCGCGTGATTACGGACGGCCCGGACAACGAATTCGACCCCCTTGCCTCCGTCCTTATCGCAGCCGTTTCCACGGCGCGAAGGTCGCTTCGCATCATGACCCCGTACTTCCTGCCCTCGCGCGATTTCATCAGTGCGCTGCAGTCCGCCGTGCTGCGCGGCGTGGATGTCCGCATCATTCTGCCCGTCAAAAACAACCTGCCCTTTGTACACTGGGCCACGCGCAACCTGCTGTGGGAACTGCTGCAGGCCGGAGTCCGTGTCTTCTACCAGCCCGCCCCCTTCTGCCACACCAAGCTGCTGCTGGCAGACGGCATGTATGTGCAGGTGGGCTCGGCCAATATCGATCCGCGCAGCCTGCGTCTGAACTTCGAACTGAACGCCGAAATTCTGGACATGAACCTTGCCCGCCAGATGAGCCGCCACTTTGAGCGAATTCAACGGGCATCCCGGGAGGTTACCTTGGAAGAGGTTGATGGCCGTCGCCTGCCTGCCCGTTTGCGGGATGCTTTTTTCTGGCTTTTTTCACCCTACATGTAG
- a CDS encoding zinc dependent phospholipase C family protein, whose translation MTYCFRTAGRIASLAFVAFVLLALLPDHAHAWGPGVHIATANWVFANAALLPALAARHILAHKDAFMYGCLSADIFIGKGCSVKPGHSHNWETGLKLLDSVRGPRLKSYALGYLSHLAADIVAHNNYVPAMMSTTPGSGKLSHVYIEAQADRLVRWDARNALRLFGSKHAVDADSSLCSATSAGKMPFKFKKHVFKGSMALCGAAPWRSSLSVCSLVTPETQNPAELDRMLNASLRAVVNVLNDPFNSPLTTLDPIGEQPLKDAKALCRGRTPLAFRNPFPLQFPLHGLVTALPDLPQKSNRTYCSVRLSPLLADAV comes from the coding sequence ATGACGTACTGCTTTCGCACAGCCGGACGAATCGCCTCTTTGGCCTTTGTCGCGTTCGTCCTTCTGGCGCTGCTGCCCGACCATGCCCACGCATGGGGACCGGGCGTACACATAGCCACCGCCAACTGGGTTTTCGCCAATGCGGCCCTGCTGCCGGCCCTTGCCGCGCGCCATATTCTCGCGCACAAGGACGCGTTCATGTACGGCTGTCTTTCCGCAGATATCTTCATAGGCAAAGGCTGCTCCGTCAAACCGGGGCACAGCCACAACTGGGAGACCGGTCTCAAGCTGCTGGACAGCGTCCGCGGGCCGCGTCTCAAGTCCTATGCCCTCGGCTACCTCTCTCACCTTGCCGCCGACATCGTGGCACACAACAACTATGTGCCCGCCATGATGAGCACCACGCCGGGCTCCGGCAAACTCAGCCATGTGTACATTGAAGCACAGGCAGACCGCCTTGTGCGCTGGGACGCCCGCAATGCCCTGCGGCTCTTCGGTTCGAAACATGCGGTGGATGCGGACAGTTCTCTCTGCAGTGCCACCAGTGCGGGCAAGATGCCTTTCAAATTCAAGAAGCACGTCTTTAAAGGCAGCATGGCCCTGTGCGGCGCAGCCCCGTGGCGCTCTTCCCTTTCCGTATGCAGCCTTGTCACCCCGGAAACGCAGAATCCCGCAGAGCTCGACCGCATGCTCAACGCCAGCCTGCGCGCCGTAGTCAACGTGCTGAATGATCCGTTCAACTCGCCCCTTACCACGCTGGACCCAATTGGCGAGCAGCCTCTCAAGGACGCCAAGGCCCTGTGCCGGGGCCGCACCCCCCTTGCCTTCCGCAACCCGTTCCCCCTGCAGTTTCCGCTGCACGGGCTGGTGACGGCCCTGCCGGATCTGCCCCAGAAGTCGAACCGGACATACTGTTCCGTCCGACTGTCTCCCCTGCTGGCAGACGCAGTCTGA